In Fusarium oxysporum f. sp. lycopersici 4287 chromosome 12, whole genome shotgun sequence, one DNA window encodes the following:
- a CDS encoding hypothetical protein (At least one base has a quality score < 10): MLVLEPSSQHGPCMHQLAFFSSEQWRIPLGLQIVPAGILALMILLFPESPRWLIDHGREEEGLKTLAKLHANGNENDPWVQAEYLQIQSAIAHEHELEAKGYRDLFTDRASFRRLFLVTALQASVQMTGVSAIQYFTPDIYKAMNIGTTDSLKYQAISNVLSVLAQLCTVLFIDKLGRRWPLIIGNGINCVCFVIVTAAQASFPHASSSMQNSLGWLFIVINWCYQVSFSFTCGSLSWIIPAEVFDTKTRSKGISIGVMTSFAFNTMIGQITAPAIENIGWRYFLVFVVCNFTNAVFFWAFMPETKLLPLEEMNALFSSTSWFVPGTSQKRTSDLDARVEEAKLQKEGLEVGQVEVRD; encoded by the exons ATGCTTGTATTGGAGCCGTCTTCGCAA CATGGACCGTGTATGCACCAACTTGCATTTTTCTCGAGCGAGCAGTGGCGTATACCTCTTGGCCTTCAAATCGTCCCTGCTGGCATCCTTGCTCTCATGATTTTGCTCTTTCCAGAATCACCCCGCTGGCTGATTGACCACGGCAGAGAGGAGGAGGGACTCAAGACTCTAGCCAAGCTTCATGCCAACGGTAATGAAAATGACCCATGGGTCCAAGCCGAGTACCTCCAAATCCAGTCTGCCATTGCCCACGAGCACGAGCTCGAAGCAAAGGGTTACCGGGATCTATTCACCGACCGCGCGAGCTTCCGCAGACTCTTCCTCGTTACTGCGCTGCAGGCTTCTGTCCAGATGACTGGTGTATCAGCCATCCAGTACTTCACTCCAGACATATACAAAGCTATGAACATTGGTACCACAGACTCATTGAAGTACCAAGCTATCAGCAATGTACTGTCTGTTCTTGCTCAGCTTTGCACTGTGCTTTTCATCGACAAGCTTGGCCGTCGCTGGCCGTTGATCATCGGCAATGGCATCAACTGCGTTTGCTTCGTCATCGTGACCGCAGCTCAAGCTAGCTTCCCTCAcgcttcatcatcgatgcAGAATTCACTCGGTTGGCttttcatcgtcatcaactGGTGCTACCAAGTcagcttctccttcaccTGCGGCTCCCTTTCTTGGATCATTCCGGCCGAGGTATTTGACACAAAGACCCGCTCCAAGGGCATCTCTATCGGTGTCATGACCTCGTTCGCTTTCAATACCATGATTGGACAGATAACGGCCCCAGCTATCGAGAACATCGGCTGGAGGTACTTCCTGGTGTTTGTGGTTTGCAATTTCACAAAtgccgtcttcttctgggcATTTATGCCAGAGACGAAATTGCTGCCACTTGAGGAGATGAACGCCTTGTTTTCGAGTACCTCTTGGTTTGTGCCTGGGACCTCGCAGAAGCGCACGAGTGACTTGGATGCCAGGGTTGAAGAGGCCAAGTTGCAGAAGGAGGGCTTGGAAGTAGGGCAGGTTGAGGTACGAGATTAA